TCATACACTCAGCATTCGCTGCATGCCAGCCGTGGGGCGGGCggcctcctccttcccccctcccctcctgaAACTCGAtgcagcagaggaggctgatTGCAAGATTAATTACGCATTTACCCAAACCTGACGGCTGGGGGACGGCGAGCAAAAAGTGCTGCCTGCTTCCCTGATTGGGTTCACTCAGAGGAGCGCGCAGACCGCGGACGGAGCCGGGGACGTGGGGCACCAtggtgctggtggtggctgtcgtgctgctgctcctggcactgctgccaccGGTGTCGATGCTGCAGGACGCAGGTAAGGACACGACGGGGGAACCTGcaggggtgggaggaggagctGGTTTCTTGCAGCTGGTGGCACGCTGGAGCACCTTCATGTAAGCAATGGCTCTACGCAGCATGCAAATTTTAGGGttgtttctgtgttcttttagtatttttttaagattaaagTTAGTCAAAATCTGCATCCATGGGATAAGTCCAACCATAGGTAACCTCTTGGAAAGAGTAATGGCTTACCTGAACCCAGCGCTGGGTTTTGGGCTCATCAGGGGCTTCAGAGCACTTGGATCCCAAGGAAGGATCCCCAGACACGGTGCTGTGACCCCACTTCAGTGCTGGCACGGCTGCATGCCACAGCCCAACTGCAGGGCTAAGCTGGGGAAGCAGCTTTGGCCAATGTTCTTTATGTTGAATAGTCAAAGGCAACCAGTACAGGGCCGTGCAAGTGGTTTCAGGAGTGTATGTCATTTCTGTCCTATTTATGAACAGGATAAagctgggggaaggggggagggaggaggaacaGATATTTCGTCTGTCTAAAACAGATATTTTGTCTCACCATTGGGCATTTTTTGGAATAACAGTTCACTCTGCAGTCGATGCTGATCGCATCACAAAGTTTGAACGCTCGGTAACAGAATACTGCCAGCCAACAGATAGCGACTGGGAGCTTCCTGCCCTTTCAAAGTTAGTCCATTTCCAAGCTACTTCATTTGATAGACGAGAATTCCCTTTAGCTCAGATGGAAAACACTGAGCAAACGGCACTTACCTGCAGTGTGGCAGGTGGTGTGAGCCAGCCAAGCCCTGGGACCAGCACTGGGACCAAGCAGTGAGCCCAACCCCATCCAGTGTGGCTTTTTCCATGCCCCGAgccagctgtgagcagctgcagcttggCCAGAGCCACTGGTGCAATGGCAGCAGTACCTGTGTTCCTCCCATCCCTCTGATCGCTGCTTCTCACCCCCATTACCTCCAACTGCTAACACATGGCTGGATGAGGGTCAtgagcacagccagctctgggGCATCTTGGGTTGCATGTAAAGTTggaggggctggagctgctttttcttagctgaaaagaaagatgaatgtTTCCTCCCAGGCAGCTTTTCCCAACTTCCTGCAGATCTACTCCAATGAGTGGCCCTTGTTACATACAGGCCGGGCTGTTGGTTGACATACCAACACCAACATTGCTCCTGCACAACAAAGTAATGTCACTCATAGCTAAAGATGCCGCGTTGgcaacacagagctgcagatgcAATGCCCACACCCTGGCAGAACAGCACAGGGCCAACGCTGCATGCACACAAGTACACCAGCCCTGTGGGTCCTTCTTCAGCTTCAGCCCATACACCATACACATACAGGGCAGGAGGAGTGCCTGGAGCAGGGATGTGGgagccccagctcccagccagcacggcacagagcagtgctatCCCAGCTCTAATCACACAGCCCTGCGCTGcacctcctccttttgtggGCTCAGAGCATCCAACTCTCACGTGTGCCACAAGGGGATGAGATCTGAACACACAGAAGATGTGCTGTCCAATACTTGGGCTCCTCAGCCTTGACGCAGTGCCATTCAGCACCACAAATGATGGAGGAGTGGCACAGAACCTTCCCAGCATTGCATGAATGCAATGGGGCAGCAAAGATGAGCTAAGGAACAGATATTTGACCAATAGCCAAAAAACCCAGCTGGTCTGCAGTCGCTTTCCAAGAGACTGACTGGCCAGCAGCGTTTGCAGGCGTTTGTGCCATAGAAAGCACTGGAGAGCTGTATTCAAAGCCTGGTGACACACATGATGCAGCCCACCAGGATTAACACAGGTACCTTTTTTATCTGGCATAGACAGATTTTAGCCTTCTTCATTACCTAATGAATGAATTTAGCATCTTGGTTCATCTTTAAACGTAGCCTTAAACTTCACTGTAAAGCAGCAATGCCTCTCCAAGTAATAAGAGTTAGAACACTCATCTCGAGGCAGTGATTCCCTCGCAGCTTTGCACTGTGGCTGCCCAGTTGTCCTGACGTCACTCCTGGAGAAGAGGCAGACAGCAGCTTCAGGTGGGACGTGGCCATCTGAGACCCAAGAAAAGTCTAGGGGAAGGTCAGGGTGATTCAGGGTACCGGGGGGGCAGACAGCAAATGTGAGCTGCCTCTCCCCATCCCAGTAGGAGCACTGCAGGGGAACCCAGAGCCAGACCCCTCCACGCCAGCCCTGCTCCGTCTGTCCgacacgctgctggctcactACAGGAGGGGAGTCCGACCCGTGCGGGACTGGCGCACCACCACCACTGTGGCCATCGATGTCATGGTGTATGCCATCCTCAGCGTGGTGAGTCTGCTGTCTTTCCATCCCAGCGCTGATGGGAAACCAAGGGGTTCCCAGCCAGCCTCTTCCCttccaccccacagcactgtgctgctgctcattCCTCTGCAAAAGGAGTGATGCTTGCTGCACAAATTCCCCCTGGCGACCTCCACCCACCTACACCGGTAATGGTTCGTTGTCACCCTGCACCAATCACTCCTCTTGTTCCCACAGGATGAGAAAAACCAGGTGCTGACCACCTACATCTGGTACAGACAGGTGAGCCAACAGACcttgctgcccccccccccctttcctcctttcagCCCCATCTGCCAGCACTGAGGCTCTGCCCCACAGTGTGCAGGGATGTGCCTGTCCCAGGAGTGCACGGGGGAAGGCAGGCTGCTGTCAGCCAGCCCTGATAACTCCCTACCTCCACATCTCAGCTTCCAGCCTTGCAGACAGGTAATGGTGCGGTGGCTCCTTCCAAAACTGGGGCCCATCTCCCTTGGATGCAGGAATGCAGGAAGGCTGTGGAGCACTAAAttcaacagaaaggaaaatctcCTTTGAGTTCACACTGTATTAGCAAGCCTCTTCCCCAAAGACAGCTTCCCTGTCTGCTCAGCTATTCACTCGCCTCTGGTTTTTGTTCCCTGTGACTGCCCAGGTATCAGTCAATGAATTCACCCTCAAACAAGGCCCATGAGACGCACAAAGCACCTGGACGTGTGCAGAAGCAGGCAATTACAGGTAGAGACAGGACAGGCATTTCTGTGCTCATGGGAgatgctgctggggatggggcagtgTCCCTGTGAGAGCCAGCACCCCTGGGAGGCAAACGTGTCTCCATGAGCACGTGCCTGAGCGACCATGGGGTTATCCCCCACTGTTGCAGGGCATGACAAGACCTCTGCAGGGCACGAGTCAAGACTTAGAGGACACAGCTTTCACATTGCCTGCAACTCACTGCTGGAGAAGtagctttcctttctctcataCAAGGCATTTAGGGCTTCTTTCTGTGGCAGGCCGCTGGCATTAGATTGGATCTTGGCAGGGCTAGGGCCAGTGTTACCCTCCAGATCCCCTTTTCCTTTGCACCCACAGCACTGGACGGATGAGTTCCTCCAGTGGGATCCAGCACACTTCGACAACATCACGCAGATTTCCCTCCCTGCGGAGAGCATCTGGGTGCCCGACATCCTCATCAACGAGTTGTaagtgcagcacagccccaacCCCACCGCAGCAAACCCCAAAAGGGAGCTGGGGGCTTTAACCTCCCTCTCCCATCACTGCGCCTTGCTCTGTATTCCTGGCACAGAACTGGCAGTGCCCCCGTATGCAGTGGGCTGCAGATGGGGAACGGCTTGGCACTTGGGACATTTCCAATGCTGGCTAACTGCAAACATTTGTAATTACCCACACTGTGCTGGGGGTGGGATCCAGATATTTGGAGAAAGGCTTTGTTAAGGAAGCACAAtgcagggcagctgcagagctgccagccctCCCTGCAAAGCCAGCCATTGTCCTTCCCCACCCCCACTTCTGCTGGGATTTAAGGTGCTCCCACCATCTCATGTTGCAGAGACCCCCACGAGGCAGAACCACAAATGGCCTTGGGCTGCTCTGGGAGAGCATGGGCAGCACGGTAAATAAATGGGGCAGCTATGCCCACGCGGGGCAGTGTGTCACTGCTTTGGCCCTTCCCCCTGACCTCCACTTGTTTCCAAAAGAGCATGATGGCAGAACAGCAAGGGAAGGTCCCAGTGCTGGGCAGTCCCCATCCCAAGCACAGCTCGCCAGGAGAAgcccagctgctcacagccctccCCAAAGTGCTCCCTACCCTTACATTCTCTGTCCCTGTGCCCTCCAGCGTGGATGTTGGGAAGTCCCCCGATGTCCCCTACGTCTACGTTCGCCACCACGGAGAGGTCCAGAACCTCAAGCCCATCCAAGTGGTGACAGCCTGCAGCTTGGACATCTACAATTTCCCCTTCGACGTCCAGAACTGCTCGCTTACCTTCACCAGCTGGCTGCACAACAGTGAGAGAGCCGGGGGGGTCTCGGGGCCGGGATTGGGGCGGGCGGCGCCGTGCAGGGGACGCGTCCCCCTCTAGGTGGCCCCAGCGGCTCGGGAATGCCGTGCCCGGCTGCCTGCAGCTCGGTCCCCACCTCCCTTGCAGTCCACGACATCAACCTCTCGCTGTGGCGGCAGCCGGAGCTGGTGAAATTCGACAGGAGCGTCTTCATGAACCAGGGCGAGTGGGAGCTGCTGTACGTGCTCAGCCACTTCCAGGAGTTCAGCGTCAAAAGCAGCGACAGCTACGCCGAGATGAAGTTCTACGTAAGGGCCCTCGCCTTCTTGGGGCCCCGTGTCACGCTGTGCCCTGCTTTgagtgctgctgttctcagagaTGAGGCACCATGGCATAGCTTTGCCCTTAGTCCCATTACCTCATaaccaagctgctctccagccccgTGCTGAGGTGCATCCCTCCACCGTTTCGAGGGTCTGGGCAGTGCAGCCCACCACTCACCTGCCTTAGCAGAGACCCAGACCAGCCCAAGCCCACCTTTCATGCAGGGCTCTTACCTTCACTAAACCTTTCCTGTCTCTCCCTATGTTCCAATAGGTCGTCATCCGGAGGCGTCCTCTCTTCTATACCATCAACCTGCTGCTCCCTAGTATCTTCTTGATGGTGATGGACATTGTAGGCTTCTACCTGCCTCCCAACAGTGGCGAGAGGGTCTCTTTCAAGATCACTCTCCTCCTGGGCTACTCAGTTTTCCTCATCATCGTATCTGACACGCTTCCAGCTACTGCTGTTGGCACCCCACTGATAGGTACGGCAGCACCACTGGTCCCAGCTGGTGCTTGGTGCTGGGGCAAGAGTTCCTCACATAAGAGCAAGAAATGGGAGATGTGGGTTGGTACAGAAATGGGGGCTGTAAAAGTAGCTCAGGGTTTGGAGGTATCAAGGCTACCCCATGTATCTGACAGAGCTGCACTGGAGCTCTGGTGTTGGAGCAGATGCATGGCTGTGCGGGCACTGCCACAGCAGCCCAGAGAGCAGAATGATATCCTGCCAGCTGGGTGGGGTGGGCTACAGAGCAACTGCAACAGCAGTTGTAGGCCCGGAGCtacaggagctgcagctccatgctgtgaCCAGAGGTCTGCTGCAGGGCTTGGCAGGAAGAATTCACTCAAGACTTGCCTGCGCTGTGCATCGATCTAAAGACTGTGCTGGCCATTGCAGGCCACTCACCTTGCTGGCATCTCCACAGGCATCTATTTTGTGGTGTGCATGGCGTTGCTCGTCATCAGCCTCACAGAGACCATCTTCATTGTGCGCCTGGTACACAAGCAAGACCTGCAGCCTCACGTCCCCAGCTGGGTGAAGCACTTACTGCTGGAACGTgccactgcactgctctgcatctgggaCAGGAAGAAATTCAGCCAAAGCAGAACACAGAGCTCAGACATCTCCAGGCACGTGGAGAACAATGACAGCACAGGTAAGGACTGGGGGGAGAGAGagccttcagaaacagaagggaaatgaaCCCTACGCAGATCTAAGCACAAAGCTGTTCTAATGGTGTATTATCAGAACTAGCATTCATTCTTTCAATTAGCTCTCACCATCTCTATTGGAGCACTGTGGCACATGCACAGCAATCCAGATGTCCAGATCACACGCAGAAGTCTCAGCTCTGCATCTGAACAGATTTCTCTCGCTTCTCTCTCTCGATCCTGCAGCCAAACTGAACCACTACGGTTCTGAAGACCCTCGGGAGCGAGAGGTGGCAGGAAGCACAAGGCCCACCCCTGCCTCTGCCACTCCAGCAGAGGGCTCTCTGCTCATTCACAGCATCCTGCACGAGATCACCACCATCCGCCAGTTCCTCGAGAAGCGTGATGAATTTCGTGATGTCGCCCGTGAGTGGCTGCAAGTGGGCTACGTGTTGGATGTTCTGCTCTTCCGAGCATACCTGGTGGCTGTCCTGGCCTACACCATCACACTGGGCACACTCTGGTCGGTGTGGCAGTATGCCTGAGCTGCATTTTGGGGCAGGCAAGGTGAGGACCTCAGATGCTGCTGCGCTCCAGAGGCTACTCCCAGGTTCTTGCACTCAGACCCGCCTGTGTTTTCTGACTACAGAGATCCAGACCGGTGCAATTAGCCCACTTCCAGTAGCTCTagagcagcagcatctgagCACTAAGATAAGGGCTGaggaaaagcaagcaagcaacgAGCACACCTACCCCAACCGAACCGCCGTCATCTCCAGTCGAgctcctttcccctcctctcaCCTCACAAGGGCTTCCCGGATGGCTGCAGCCTCTGCAcccatctccccctcccctcgGCCGGGACAGGGCCACGAGCACGGCGCGGCCCCGCTCCCACCCGGCGCTTCAGCACCATGGACAGCGGCACCGGCACAGTCCGGCGGCGGCCGCTCCCGTCGGGGCTCCCCGGTGCCATCCATCCCCCCGAGCTCCGCTGGGCGAGGACCGACACAGCTGCCCCCGGGGCTCAGCCCTCACCTTGCCCAGTGGAGTCCATCAGGATGCccacccctccctcctcccttccctagGGTGTTTTCCTGCTCCCTCCTCCGTCTCGGGGCCACCCACCTCCTTCCCAGTCCCACCTCCACCTTCATCACGCAGCCTGCTGTGGCAGAGGGACGTGGATCTGTCCTCCACGCAGGGCTGCGCTCACCAGCTCCACTCACCCTGCACGAAGCACTGGAAGCTGCACACctgtttcttgttctttgttACTGCTTCACCAGAGCCAGAGGCTCATCAGGTCCTGCATGTCTATGTCTCCCCTTCTCCTGAGTACTTCTGCATGCTTGCCTGGCAGATCCCCTCTGCATTCCTACCCATCAGTACAGTAACTGGGAGAGAACTagcagatggagaaaaaaacaaacaaacaaaaacagtgcaaGTGGATCTGTCTCCATAGGAATGCAATACTGGAAGAGACCAACAGGGTTACCTGTCTTGGTCCTCCACTAATGCAGGCTTCCAAAGCTGTCATATATAAGCATGTTCCCTCTGTGCACCTCTGCCAGGGCAGAGGCGTGGAGCTGCTGTCtaacaggagagaaaaggagctCCTGCATCTCAGAACAGCAGGACTGGGATTTGAGCCAAAAACTGTAAAGAGCTGCTCTGCCCAATGCGATACCTGCACAGTGTGTTTGCAAACTGGGGGTAGTGTGTCAGGCAGCTGTGATGTCTGCCAAGAGAAAAAGCCAAACTGATGGCATTTTCAGGGTGGTTCCTGAAACCCTGTGCAGATACAGATGTGCACTTCACACTGGTTCCTTACCTGAGCATCCAGCGCAGGCAACATCCTCTAAAGTGCTGGTGATGAATGGAGGCCTCATCCTGTTTGCTCTGGTAGCTCCTTGACAGGAACACAGATATCACAGTGTCTGGCAACTCTGTGTTCACTCTCAAGCCCACCAACCCCGATCCACAGGCCAGACACCCTCCCAGGCCTTCACATGCAGGAAAACTCCCTGCTAAGTGACAGGAGGGCTGCTGGCCGGGTGGTGTGGACTCCTGGCAGCCCCGACCAGCGCTAATGTGCTGATGGTCTGTAAGTGGCTGGCTATTGATGAGGTGTCCAGTTAAAGAGTTTGTGAGACACTAAATCAGCCCATTGATCCTACCGAGATCGATGGTGCTACAGACCTGATCACTGCAGCGGGCAATTAACACCCTCTGGAATGAGCTGCCTTCATGTAACATCAAACGCTCCAACAGACAAATCCAATGGGCCCATTGAACCGGGCGTGCGATGCCTCCCGCCCGCACGAGACCTGGGCTGAGGTCGGTGGGACCACTGCATCGCCTTCCTCAGCCATGCCCCATGGACACCCTCTGCCCCATGGCTCACCTGTACCACCACAGCTCCCACGGACAACACTTCTCCGGCCATCTGGTCCCAACGTGACTCGAtcccagtgcagagctgctaaCCCTCACCTGCTCCACAGGTCACCATGGGAAAGGAGTTAAGCCAGAGCAGGAAGAGGCATCCAGGCTTTCTCCCTTTCAGATTAGTGCTGTTCCCTCACACCGCTTTGGGAAGTGCTGCATGCAGGAAAAGTTACAGGCATCTCTCCGAGATGAGCCTGGATTTTCctctaaacaacaacaaaaaaatcaataaatctGAATCTAATCTACTAATAAAGGTTTAATGAGGACATAATGTTGATGGAACAGAACATTGTTGCAGCATAATCActcccagctgctgtgtgaATGTGCAGACAAAGGCCCAGTCCTATGACAATTTCCCTGTTATAATAACTCCTTTGTATAAAGCCAAACGCTGCAGCGGGATCTTATCCCTTCCTCCACGAGGGATGGTGCAGACAGCAGGTTGCTGCAAGCAGGACACCTCCACCAGGGGTGTCCAACACATCCCTAGGAGGGGCTGTGCCAAGAGGCAACACCAGAGGCAGTTGCCACTTGGAGGCTCACGCGTTGCCACCAGCACTTCCATGGGCCAGGAGCCACTTATGCTGGCTATGCCCTGCAGCGGGACCCACAGAGCAGAGGATGGGGCACAGCTGTCCTGGGGGAGCTGGAGCCCTGTGGGAGCCTTGGGGTGGGCACACTGCTCCCTCATCCCAGGGCACAGGAAGAACCCACGCTCACAGCAGTGCATTGCATCCAtcacctgaaaaataaatgatacatTACATGGAGTGACTGCACTGGGACTGCTATACGATGGGCATGTAACTGCATCCTGGCCCCCGGGGGGGGGGCAACAAAGGTGGGAGGGAGCACAGCTCGCAGTGCACCAGGCTGAGTGCCGCATGCCATACAGCGACATAAAAGGAGTGCAGACTTTGCTGTTAATGTagtcagtaaataaataaaggagggCTTAAGCTTAGTGTACAGCAATCAGTTTAGAACTACAGGATAATTAACACAGCGGGGGGCCAGACTACTCTGCAGTCAGGTTTAAATGAACGAGTTCACTTTCATTGAGGCAAACTCGCTCCGCTCCCCGGCgagctgtgcgtgcagcagcagtgcctgcattGGCAGCAGCAAGCGGGGCCAAGGGCTGCACCCCAtgcaccccacagcagcagggagccccTGTGTGGGCTTCTTGCTGTGaatcctcctcttgctgtttgCTCCTACATCACCCAGGCAGCCTGCAACCAGCCCTGCCACCTTCCCAAGTAATGCAAATGCACCTGTGCATGCACCATCCCAGCAAGGCAGAGACAGCCTTGGGTGGGAACAGCACCCACATGGGGTGGGAACGGCCCTTTTGGCTCCAGAAGCAGAATGGCAGAGCTGTAGATGCTGCCGCTGCTCTCctcaaacaggaaaaataaaggacagCAGCAAATCACCCTGTCAAGCATCATGCGGCGCACGATGAAACGGTCTCCAGGGATGCCAAGGGACTTTAAAACAGGAGGCACGTTTCATTTTCTGCCACTGTAAGGGCCCTCTCCTATGCCAAAGCACGGAGGGAGCCCTGCATAAATAAGAAGGAAGCTTTTTAGGAGTTCGTGGCtcttaatgaaaaagaaattctggaGAGCCACGATCACATACCTCCATTTTCCCTGGAAAAGCGCCTTCCAGGCTGCACACcctcagaaaaacagcagctcctgcttgccATGCTGGACCCCCATCCCTCCAGGCTCACAGCGGTGGGATTCGCTCCCTGCAGCATCCATCTCTGAGACAGTATCTGGGTCTGGGGGTGCGCAGGGATGGGtccccccatccacccagcCCTCCTCACCCGTGCCCTCCAGCACTGGTCAGGATGCTTGACCTGCACCATAGGAACACCCAACGCCAACAGCACAGCGCTGGAGGGCTCTGCTGCCACcacatcctcctcttcctcctcccagggCTGACATCCGAGCACAGAACAGCGACAGGAGACAGCAGGCTGAGACAACTGAATTAACTTTATTGTTTCTTCTAACTGCAGATTCAAGGTATACAACTGAACATTGCTATTTTCCTTATGAGacttataaataaaaatacaaaaaatgtcCACTACAAAAAAATCTACTGTTAGTAGGatgtaaaaaatattctctttgctATAGAAGGCACGAACTTCACTTAGTGACacatggagagaaaaaaacctgcagcagtatattcttttttttttccttttttttttttttcttttcttttttttcctctgtcagaaacactgaagttttaCAAAGAAATGCATCTGAATCTACACAGAATGAAGGCAGATGCGGAGAGCTGCAACTAGGAGACACCACAACTCgggacttatttttttttttattcattttttcaggaaattttTAGCTAACTGCATCTGTGGCTAGAGAACAGATAGGACTCGCAAGCAGTACTGCAAAGGAACAAACAGCGAGGAAACAGaattgtacaaaaaaaaaagtagtaaccCATactctgaagaaacaaaaaacaaaaaattggGCACCTTCTAAAATGAGGCTACCAGGAGGTGCTGAGGTAGACGGAACTATAACATCAATTAATTCCAAACACTAGTTTTAATACAGAGCAATCAGACTGGCACTTGGGCTGTCACGACATAAAAGACAAGCGATGAAAGAAAGCCTTAGTTTGCTTGGTCCAGCAGGGCAGTTGGTCCTCAGTGctataatatacatatatatacttatatatatatggatagGTGTCATGGAGCTTAACCATGGCTTCGCAGCCTTAGAAGTTCATGCATACGTAACACTATGTGAAACAAATACTAGGATGTGCACTCAAACACTGGGACTGGGTGTGGGAGAGGCACCGTGCTATGCTGCACTGCCCAACATGGGGACATactggcatggcacagcatgtgGCTCAGCATGGTACGGCACACAGCATGGCGCATGGCACATGCCAGGTGCTCGCCATGAGCACTGCAGAGGGAAGCTAGCCACCACATCAACCTCTAGCTGGGCAACCCATCATCAGACACAGCCTTGCAGTGACTCTGCTCGTGCTGTTTGGGAGCCAACGGGAATCCCGATTCACATTCTGCACCATGCTGAGCTCTGAAGCCAAACGATGCCAATGTCTGTGTTaggggaggaaggggacagTGAGAGGGGAGGGAacataaaagcaacaaaag
The sequence above is drawn from the Gallus gallus isolate bGalGal1 chromosome 24, bGalGal1.mat.broiler.GRCg7b, whole genome shotgun sequence genome and encodes:
- the HTR3A gene encoding 5-hydroxytryptamine receptor 3A isoform X1; this translates as MVLVVAVVLLLLALLPPVSMLQDAGALQGNPEPDPSTPALLRLSDTLLAHYRRGVRPVRDWRTTTTVAIDVMVYAILSVDEKNQVLTTYIWYRQHWTDEFLQWDPAHFDNITQISLPAESIWVPDILINEFVDVGKSPDVPYVYVRHHGEVQNLKPIQVVTACSLDIYNFPFDVQNCSLTFTSWLHNIHDINLSLWRQPELVKFDRSVFMNQGEWELLYVLSHFQEFSVKSSDSYAEMKFYVVIRRRPLFYTINLLLPSIFLMVMDIVGFYLPPNSGERVSFKITLLLGYSVFLIIVSDTLPATAVGTPLIGIYFVVCMALLVISLTETIFIVRLVHKQDLQPHVPSWVKHLLLERATALLCIWDRKKFSQSRTQSSDISRHVENNDSTAKLNHYGSEDPREREVAGSTRPTPASATPAEGSLLIHSILHEITTIRQFLEKRDEFRDVAREWLQVGYVLDVLLFRAYLVAVLAYTITLGTLWSVWQYA